Proteins encoded within one genomic window of Oncorhynchus tshawytscha isolate Ot180627B linkage group LG02, Otsh_v2.0, whole genome shotgun sequence:
- the LOC121840487 gene encoding outer dynein arm-docking complex subunit 3-like: MPFSAEAIKPPLHDQITELQRKIQLLEGDRSAYYEMSQSSIKKNRNYILQLRQENKKLHKKLANALAGDEQVIKEAFQSRGMEKAAFRNMSGKAALKVLDQKVCDKMKKLNALKHTTQTYRRRLEDLQTLYQSMKLENRGPERDTERHSEEAKNLRVLENRLEKAQLKCQEAEHIMRGYLKLKAHLQEESLTFQSKLDELEAEILRQRQELKDLQVLNSDALLSKDTAKAELQRQEEQMYRERKDRECILTRYKKEAEDRKAQAERVERRAQRAAMQPDELSSDAQRSATGLGEEEERAISTFEEAFRRIKEATGVTDTREVVERFISQGDTQQHLENLKKENQRTLVQLKEDRDRLQEHFQDIKYSGETKLSSGQQMLEDCKRHLQAEQGSRDAAKERLDWLTRTLNTVRAGVEHLSDKLQHIKLGERLEPQLPPGSEEYVVELLSQSEQKLLLLQEELQGKDLAAVMKEMEEEEFHASIEGKLPHCNTRIKLPEAQRQDPYDEEEESGDDEGDIITRAILKHQSQLIIDSKTKRKTRTKKKKGKL; this comes from the exons ATGCCGTTCAGCGCCGAGGCCATTAAGCCGCCCCTTCATGACCAAATAACAGAACTGCAGAGGAAAATTCAACTTCTTG AGGGCGACAGAAGTGCATACTATGAAATGTCTCAGTCAAGCATCAAGAAAAACAGGAATTATATCCTTCAGCTGAGGCAGGAGAACAAGAAACTACACAAGAAGTTGGCTAACGCTCTTGCT gGGGACGAGCAGGTGATAAAGGAGGCCTTTCAAAGCCGAGGCATGGAGAAAGCTGCCTTCAGAAACATGTCAGGGAAG GCTGCTCTCAAGGTGCTGGACCAGAAGGTGTGTGACAAGATGAAGAAGCTGAACGCTCTAAAGCACACCACCCAGACGTACCGTCGTCGCCTGGAGGACCTACAGACACTGTACCAGAGTATGAAGCTAGAGAACaggggaccagagagagacacggagagacacagCGAGGAGGCCAAG AACTTGCGGGTGCTGGAGAATCGTCTGGAGAAAGCCCAGCTGAAGTGCCAGGAGGCTGAACACATCATGAGAGGCTATCTGAAACTAAAGGCCCACCTACAG GAGGAGAGCCTGACCTTCCAGTCCAAGCTGGATGAACTAGAGGCTGAGAtcctgagacagagacaggagctgAAGGACCTGCAGGTCCTGAACAGTGACGCACTCCTCTCCAAAGACACTGCCAAG gcagaGCTGCAGCGTCAAGAAGAACAGATGTATagggagaggaaggacagagagtgTATCCTCACCCGTTACAAGAAAGAAGCAGAGGACCGTAAGGCTCAGgctgagagagtggagagaagg GCCCAGCGGGCAGCCATGCAGCCTGACGAGCTGAGTAGCGACGCCCAGCGCAGTGCCACCgggctgggggaggaggaggagagggccatCTCCACCTTCGAAGAGGCCTTCAGACGCATCAAGGAGGCCACGGGGGTCACTGACACACGG gaggtggtggagaggttCATCTCCCAGGGAGACACCCAGCAGCACCTGGAGAATCTGAAGAAGGAGAACCAGAGAACCCTGGTACAGCTGAAGGAGGACAGGGACCGTCTGCAGGAACACTTCCAGGACATCAAGTACTCCGGGGAGACCAAGCTCTCCAG TGGTCAGCAGATGCTGGAGGACTGTAAGCGCCACCTGCAGGCGGAGCAGGGGAGCCGCGACGCCGCCAAGGAGCGTCTGGACTGGCTGACCCGTACCCTGAACACGGTCCGGGCCGGGGTGGAACACCTATCTGACAAACTGCAGCACATCAAGCTG gGTGAGCGACTGGAGCCCCAGCTGCCCCCCGGCTCAGAGGAGTACGTGGTGGAACTGCTGTCCCAGTCAGAGCAGAAGCTGCTGTTATTGCAGGAGGAGCTCCAGGGGAAGGACCTGGCCGCCGTCAtgaaggagatggaggaagaggag TTCCATGCCAGCATCGAGGGGAAGCTGCCCCATTGCAACACCCGCATCAAGCTGCCTGAGGCTCAGAGACAGGACCCATATGATG aagaggaggagagcggggACGATGAGGGTGACATTATCACCAGGGCGATACTGAAGCACCAGTCTCAGCTCATCATCGACTCCAAGACTAAGAGGAAGACCAGGACCAAGAAGAAAAAGGGCAAgctctga